One Zymoseptoria tritici IPO323 chromosome 3, whole genome shotgun sequence genomic region harbors:
- the ACC1 gene encoding acetyl-CoA carboxylase acc1 (Acetyl-CoA carboxylase, biotin containing enzyme that catalyzes the carboxylation of acetyl-CoA to form malonyl-CoA; required for de novo biosynthesis of long-chain fatty acids): MANGHTNGDAYPSAFAAKYNLAPHFIGGNELARAPPSKVKDFVTAHDGHTVITSVLIANNGIAAVKEIRSVRKWAYETFGDERAIQFTVMATPEDLAANADYIRMADQYVEVPGGTNNNNYANVELIVDIAERMGVHAVWAGWGHASENPKLPESLAASPNKIVFIGPPGSAMRSLGDKISSTIVAQHANVPCIPWSGTGVADVEVDDNNIVTVNDETYAKGCVTSVEEGLEAARKIGFPVMVKASEGGGGKGIRKVDDEETFPALYKAAASEIPGSPIFIMKLAGNARHLEVQLLADQYGNNISIFGRDCSVQRRHQKIIEEAPVTIASQKTFQQMEKAAVSLGRLVGYVSAGTVEYLYSHADDKFYFLELNPRLQVEHPTTEMVSGINIPAAQLLVAMGCPLHRIRDIRLLYGADPHTSTNIDFNFEKEGSALQQRRPMPKGHCTACRITSEDPGEGFKPSSGTMHELNFRSSSNVWGYFSVGAASSIHNFSDSQFGHIFAYGENRTASRKHMVVALKELSIRGDFRTTVEYLIKLLETPAFEDNTITTGWLDELISKKLTAERPDPMIAVICGAVAQAHVASEACLTEYKKGLEKGQVPSKDILKTVFPIEFIYEGSKYKFTATRSSADMYTLFINGSKALVGIRALSDGGLLVLLGGRSHNVYWKEEVGAVRVSVDGKTCLLEEENDPTQLRTPSPGKLVKFAVGNGEHVKKGQAFAEVEVMKMYMPLIAQEDGVVNLIKQPGATLEAGDILGILALDDPSKVKSAQPFLGQLPEMGAPVVLGAKAPQRFSFLKGILTNILQGYDNQVIMNQTLTELIEVLRDPELPYGEWTSQASALHSRMPQKLDAAFEQLVERSHSRKAEFPAKQISKTFERFLAENVPGGDGELLRTALAPLTEILAKYQEGLKAHEFSVVNQLLEQYYSVESIFSARQNRDDEVILTLRDQNRDKVAGVVQTVLSHTRASAKNNLIIAILQAYRPNQPGIGNVGKYLRPSLQKLAELEGRPTAKVALKARELLIQAAMPSLEERTSQMEHILRSAVRESRYGESGWDHRQPDFDVIKEVVDSKYTVFDVLPHFFVHSDPWVSLAALEVYTRRAYRAYKLKTIDYLTEGDAPFVLAWDFALRKVGEAEFGLPVESSHPSSAPGTPSESFTRIHSISDMSYIGRQAGAGAEPSRRGAVVPVSFIDEADEYLMKALEAFPVAAGQKSSKKDAGSLMADLSLKRGPAATKPASDDELTAVCNVAIRDAESLDDKEILSRLLPIVKDFKDELLARRVRRLTFICGHKDGTYPGYFTFRGPAYEEDASIRHIEPALAFQLELARLAKFNIKPVFTENRNIHMYEAIGKNAETDKRYFTRATVRPGHLRDIPTAEYLISEADRLMTDILDAMEIVGNNNSDMNHIFINFSAVFPLEPKAVEQALEQFLDRFGRRAWRLRVTGAEIRIVCTDPKTGAPFPMRVIITNTSGYIIQVELYEERKSDKSNEWLFHSIGGTTKIGSMHLRPVNTPYETKGALQPKRYKAHIMGTQYVYDFPELFRQAIENEWNKTSSQHPGMREKQPVKGECIEYNELVLDDNDNLAEVNRDAGANTIGMVGWIVTAKTPEYPRGRRFIIISNDITHKIGSFGPNEDKFFHKCSELARKLGIPRIYLSANSGARIGMAEELIPHFSVAWKDPSRQEAGFEYLYLTPEKKARFEDGALKHVLTEEIQVGNETRHKITTIIGAEDGLGVECLKGSGLIAGETSRAYEDIFTVTLVTCRSVGIGAYLVRLGQRAIQIEGQPIILTGAPAINKLLGREVYTSNLQLGGTQIMYKNGVSHQTANDDFEGVSKIVRWLSFVPEKKGAPVPISPSVDSWDRDVTFYPPQKAPYDVRHLIAGQHTDEGFNSGLFDKDSFEETLGGWARTVVVGRARLGGIPVGVIGVETRSVENVSPADPANPDSMEQVVNEAGGVWYPNSAFKTAQAIKDFNNGEQLPLMILANWRGFSGGQRDMYNEVLKYGSYIVDALVKYEQPVFVYIPPHGELRGGSWVVVDPTINPDFMEMYADEEARGGVLEPEGIVGIKYRKERQLETMARLDETYGDLKRRSQAKDLTPQEQNDIKAQMTERENLLLPVYLQVSLQYADLHDRAGRMKAKDTIRMPLKWANARRFFYWRLRRRLNEEYVLKRISGSQSKELVSRGSNLKTLESWSGLPSYSTDDKAVAMWFEENRKVITDKIEAIKTDAVAYDVAALMRSHKNGGLKGVAQVLSMLPVEEKEEVLKWLESA; the protein is encoded by the exons ATGGCGAACGGCCACACGAATGGCGACGCCTACCCGAGTGCGTTCGCCGCGAAATACAACCTGGCACCACACTTCATCGGAGGCAACGAGCTAGCACGAGCACCACCTAGCAAAGTCAAGGACTTTGTCACCGCACATGATGGTCACACTGTCATCACGAGC GTCCTCATTGCGAATAACGGTATCGCCGCTGTGAAAGAGATCCGATCCGTACGGAAATGGGCATACGAGACCTTCGGCGACGAGCGGGCCATCCAGTTCACTGTGATGGCCACGCCGGAAGATTTGGCTGCCAATGCCGACTACATCAGAATGGCAGATCAATACGTGGAAGTGCCTGGTGgcaccaacaacaacaactaTGCCAACGTGGAGCTGATTGTTGACATTGCTGAGCGCATGGGCGTACACGCCGTGTGGGCAGGATG GGGACACGCATCAGAGAACCCGAAGTTGCCCGAATCACTCGCTGCGTCGCCGAACAAGATTGTCTTCATTGGACCGCCTGGCTCGGCGATGCGATCGCTTGGTGACAAAATCTCCTCCACAATTGTTGCACAGCACGCGAATGTGCCCTGTATCCCCTGGTCCGGAACTGGCGTGGCTGACGTCGAGGTGGATGACAATAACATTGTTACGGTCAACGATGAGACCTATGCCAAGGGCTGCGTGACCTCCGTCGAGGAAGGTCTGGAAGCCGCGAGGAAGATTGGGTTCCCGGTCATGGTCAAAGCCTctgagggtggtggtggaaagGGTATCCGAAaggtcgacgatgaggagaccTTCCCAGCACTATACAAGGCCGCTGCGAGTGAAATTCCTGGCTCGCCAATCTTCATCATGAAGCTCGCAGGCAATGCCAGACATTTGGAAGTCCAACTTCTGGCTGATCAGTACGGAAACAacatctccatcttcggcCGTGATTGTTCGGTCCAACGAAGACATCAAAAGATTATCGAAGAAGCACCTGTCACGATTGCCAGCCAAAAGACCTTCCAGCAAATGGAGAAGGCTGCCGTCTCTCTCGGACGGTTAGTCGGCTACGTCTCTGCTGGTACCGTCGAATATCTCTACTCACACGCCGACGACAAATTCTACTTCCTGGAACTCAACCCTCGTCTTCAGGTCGAGCATCCCACCACTGAGATGGTCTCTGGCATCAACATCCCAGCAGCTCAACTCTTGGTTGCTATGGGATGCCCTCTCCACCGCATCCGTGACATTCGCTTGCTCTACGGCGCGGACCCGCACACTTCCACCAACATCGACTTCAACTTTGAGAAAGAGGGCAGCGCTCTCCAGCAACGCCGGCCGATGCCAAAGGGACACTGCACGGCTTGCCGCATTACCTCTGAAGACCCTGGTGAGGGCTTCAAGCCGTCGTCCGGAACCATGCATGAACTGAACTTCCGTTCGAGCTCTAATGTTTGGGGTTATTTCTCCGTCGGAGCCGCTTCCTCGATTCACAACTTCTCCGATTCGCAATTCGGCCACATCTTCGCGTACGGCGAGAACCGAACAGCATCCCGAAAGCACATGGTTGTTGCATTGAAAGAGCTGAGCATTCGTGGCGACTTCCGCACAACGGTCGAGTACTTGATCAAGCTGTTGGAGACTCCAGCTTTCGAGGACAACACCATTACAACCGGCTGGCTCGATGAGCTGATCAGCAAAAAGCTGACGGCTGAGCGTCCCGATCCTATGATTGCCGTTATTTGCGGTGCTGTGGCTCAGGCGCACGTTGCAAGCGAAGCATGCCTGACCGAGTACAAGAAGGGTCTTGAAAAGGGTCAGGTTCCGAGCAAAGACATCCTCAAGACGGTCTTCCCGATCGAATTCATCTACGAGGGCAGCAAGTACAAGTTTACTGCAACCCGATCCTCCGCTGACATGTACACATTGTTCATCAACGGCAGCAAGGCGCTGGTCGGAATTCGCGCCCTCTCTGATGGAGGACTTTTGGTTCTGCTCGGCGGTCGCTCTCACAACGTGTActggaaggaggaggttggtGCCGTTCGTGTCTCAGTGGATGGCAAGACTTgcttgctcgaggaggagaacgaCCCAACTCAGCTTCGTACTCCATCGCCAGGAAAGCTCGTCAAGTTTGCTGTTGGAAACGGCGAGCACGTCAAGAAGGGCCAAGCTTTCGCCGAAGTCGAGGTCATGAAGATGTACATGCCTCTGATCGCACAGGAGGATGGTGTCGTCAACCTCATCAAGCAACCCGGCGCCACCCTCGAAGCTGGTGACATTCTCGGAATCCTCGCTCTCGACGATCCGTCAAAGGTCAAATCTGCACAACCCTTCCTCGGACAGCTCCCAGAAATGGGTGCACCTGTCGTCCTCGGTGCCAAGGCACCGCAGCGCTTCAGCTTCCTGAAGGGTATCTTGACGAACATTCTCCAGGGCTACGACAACCAGGTCATCATGAATCAGACTCTTACCGAGCTTATCGAAGTGCTCCGTGACCCTGAGCTACCTTATGGCGAATGGACCTCACAGGCCTCTGCGCTGCACTCTCGCATGCCGCAGAAGCTTGACGCGGCCTTCGAGCAACTCGTCGAGCGCTCGCATAGCCGAAAGGCCGAGTTCCCGGCTAAGCAGATCTCGAAGACCTTCGAGCGATTCCTCGCGGAGAACGTTCCtggcggcgatggagaaCTCCTTCGCACTGCTCTGGCTCCTCTGACGGAGATCCTCGCCAAGTACCAAGAAGGTCTCAAGGCACATGAGTTCTCGGTTGTCAATCAGCTTCTTGAGCAATACTACTCTGTGGAAAGCATCTTCTCGGCCCGCCAGAACCGCGATGACGAGGTTATTCTCACACTTCGCGACCAAAATAGGGACAAGGTGGCCGGTGTTGTTCAGACCGTTCTGTCTCACACTCGAGCAAGCGCCAAGAACAACCTCATCATTGCCATTCTCCAAGCTTACAGGCCCAACCAGCCAGGCATCGGAAATGTCGGCAAGTATCTCCGACCATCGCTCCAGAAGCTCGCTGAGCTTGAAGGTCGTCCGACCGCCAAGGTCGCCCTCAAGGCTCGTGAGCTGCTCATTCAGGCCGCGATGCCATCGCTCGAGGAGCGTACCTCCCAGATGGAGCACATTCTCCGGTCTGCCGTCCGCGAGTCACGCTACGGAGAAAGTGGATGGGACCACAGGCAACCCGATTTCGATGTCATCAAGGAGGTCGTCGATTCCAAGTACACCGTTTTCGATGTTCTGCCGCACTTCTTCGTCCACTCGGATCCTTGGGTTTCTCTCGCGGCTTTGGAAGTGTACACCCGCCGCGCTTACCGTGCTTACAAGCTAAAGACCATTGACTATCTGACTGAAGGCGATGCTCCTTTCGTTCTTGCGTGGGACTTCGCCCTTAGGAAGGTCGGAGAGGCTGAGTTTGGTCTGCCAGTGGAATCTTCGCATCCATCCTCCGCTCCTGGAACGCCATCTGAGAGCTTCACTCGCATCCACTCGATCAGCGACATGAGCTACATTGGACGTCAAGCAGGTGCCGGCGCGGAGCCAAGCCGCCGAGGTGCCGTTGTGCCAGTCAGCTTCATCGACGAGGCCGATGAGTACCTGATGAAGGCGTTAGAGGCTTTCCCAGTGGCTGCTGGTCAGAAGAGCAGCAAGAAAGATGCCGGGTCTTTGATGGCCGATCTCTCGCTCAAGCGCGGACCTGCCGCCACCAAGCCTGCGAGCGATGATGAGCTCACTGCCGTCTGTAACGTTGCCATCCGCGATGCCGAGAGCTTGGACGACAAGGAGATTCTGTCTCGTCTGTTGCCCATCGTCAAAGACTTCAAGGACGAGCTTCTCGCTCGCCGTGTGCGCCGTCTGACATTTATCTGTGGCCACAAGGATGGCACATATCCCGGCTACTTCACCTTCCGCGGACCCGCCTACGAGGAGGATGCCAGCATACGTCACATCGAGCCTGCGCTTGCTTTCCAGCTCGAGCTTGCTCGTCTTGCCAAGTTCAACATCAAGCCAGTGTTCACGGAGAACCGCAACATCCACATGTACGAGGCCATTGGCAAGAATGCCGAGACCGACAAGCGATACTTCACACGTGCTACCGTTCGACCTGGTCACCTCAGGGATATTCCCACTGCCGAGTACCTGATCTCGGAAGCAGACAGGCTGATGACCGACATCCTCGACGCCATGGAGATCGTTGGCAACAACAACTCCGACATGAACCACATCTTCATCAACTTCTCCGCTGTCTTCCCACTTGAACCTAAGGCGGTCGAGCAGGCTTTGGAACAGTTCTTGGACCGTTTCGGACGTCGTGCTTGGAGACTTCGTGTCACTGGTGCTGAGATCCGTATCGTTTGCACCGACCCAAAGACCGGTGCTCCGTTCCCAATGCGTGtcatcatcaccaacacTTCTGGATACATCATCCAGGTCGAGCTATACGAAGAGCGCAAGTCTGACAAGAGCAACGAATGGCTCTTCCACAGTATCGGAGGTACCACAAAGATCGGCTCCATGCACTTGCGCCCGGTCAATACTCCTTACGAGACCAAGGGTGCACTCCAGCCCAAGCGTTACAAGGCTCACATCATGGGCACACAATACGTCTACGACTTCCCAGAGCTGTTCCGACAGGCCATTGAGAATGAGTGGAACAAGACCAGCAGCCAACACCCGGGCATGAGGGAGAAGCAGCCTGTCAAGGGAGAGTGCATTGAGTACAATGAGCTTGTGCTTGATGACAACGACAACTTGGCGGAGGTAAACCGCGACGCTGGTGCCAACACCATCGGCATGGTCGGCTGGATCGTGACGGCGAAGACACCCGAGTACCCACGCGGTCGTcgcttcatcatcatctccaacGACATCACCCACAAGATTGGTTCATTTGGACCCAACGAGGACAAGTTCTTCCACAAGTGCTCGGAGCTCGCCCGCAAGCTTGGCATTCCGCGCATTTATCTCTCTGCCAACTCTGGTGCACGCATTGGAATGGCTGAGGAGCTCATCCCACATTTCTCCGTCGCCTGGAAAGACCCAAGCAGACAGGAGGCTGGGTTCGAGTATCTCTACCTCACGccagagaagaaggctcgctTCGAGGACGGTGCTCTCAAGCATGTTCTCACCGAGGAGATTCAAGTCGGCAATGAGACGCGTCACAAGATCACTACTATCATTGGTGCTGAAGATGGTCTTGGTGTCGAGTGCTTGAAGGGCTCTGGTCTCATCGCCGGTGAGACCTCACGTGCGTACGAGGACATTTTCACCGTCACTCTCGTTACTTGCCGTTCCGTCGGTATCGGTGCCTACCTTGTCCGCCTGGGACAGCGTGCGATCCAAATTGAGGGTCAGCCAATCATCCTCACTGGTGCTCCGGCCATCAACAAGCTCTTGGGTCGTGAGGTCTACACCTCTAACTTGCAACTGGGTGGTACCCAGATCATGTACAAGAACGGTGTTTCCCATCAGACCGCCAACGATGACTTCGAGGGTGTCTCGAAGATCGTTCGCTGGTTGTCGTTCgtgccggagaagaagggcgcCCCTGTGCCAATCTCGCCATCTGTCGACTCTTGGGATCGCGATGTCACGTTCTACCCACCTCAAAAGGCACCATACGACGTCCGCCACCTCATCGCCGGACAACACACCGATGAGGGTTTCAACTCTGGTCTGTTCGACAAAGACTCCTTCGAGGAGACTCTTGGCGGATGGGCTCGTACTGTCGTCGTGGGTCGTGCTCGTCTTGGCGGCATTCCAGTCGGTGTCATCGGCGTGGAGACTCGCTCGGTCGAGAACGTGTCGCCTGCTGATCCTGCCAACCCTGACTCGATGGAACAGGTTGTCAACGAGGCCGGTGGTGTCTGGTACCCCAACAGCGCCTTCAAGACTGCCCAGGCCATCAAGGACTTCAACAATGGAGAGCAACTTCCTCTCATGATTCTCGCCAACTGGAGAGGTTTCTCTGGTGGTCAGCGTGACATGTACAACGAGGTCCTCAAGTATGGCTCCTACATCGTCGATGCGCTCGTCAAGTACGAACAGCCGGTGTTTGTGTACATTCCGCCACACGGAGAGCTTCGTGGTGGTTCATGG gtcgtcgtcgatccTACCATCAACCCAGACTTCATGGAGATGTACGCCGATGAGGAGGCTCGCGGTGGTGTCCTCGAGCCGGAAGGTATTGTCGGTATCAAATACCGCAAGGAGCGCCAGCTCGAAACTATGGCTCGTCTCGATGAGACCTACGGCGACCTCAAGCGCCGCTCGCAAGCCAAGGATCTCACGCCGCAGGAGCAAAACGATATCAAAGCGCAAATGACCGAGCGTGAGAACCTCCTCCTGCCAGTCTACCTCCAGGTCTCCCTTCAATACGCCGACCTGCACGACCGCGCCGGCCGCATGAAGGCCAAGGACACAATCCGCATGCCACTGAAATGGGCCAACGCGCGCCGCTTCTTCTACTggcgcctccgccgccgtctCAACGAGGAGTACGTTCTCAAGCGCATCTCCGGCTCGCAGTCCAAGGAGCTCGTCAGCCGTGGCAGCAACCTGAAGACGCTGGAGTCGTGGTCCGGATTGCCGTCGTACAGCACCGATGACAAGGCCGTCGCCATGTGGTTCGAGGAGAACCGTAAGGTCATCACCGACAAAATCGAGGCGATCAAGACGGATGCTGTGGCGTACGATGTTGCGGCGCTGATGAGGAGCCATAAGAATGGTGGGCTCAAGGGTGTGGCGCAGGTGTTGAGCATGTTGCctgtggaggagaaggaggaggtgctCAAGTGGTTGGAGAGTGCATAG